One genomic segment of Flagellimonas marinaquae includes these proteins:
- a CDS encoding site-specific integrase yields the protein MKSKHTFTVIFFTRKSRSVPNQLSIYVRITVDGQRSEISLKRSIPSKEWDSSRNRGRGGSQRIRALNAYLDSVYSGLLDCHKELLEGNKVVSSDVIKSRYLGEDDNSKTLRELIKYHNENMSIVLKKGTMKNYYTTEKYLHRFLSKKRKVNDVRLKQLNYAFVTDFEHFLRNYRDSKKRLLLGNNGVMKHLERFKKMLNLAVKLEWMDKNPFNQFQLKYNKYDRQFLDEEELEQLESAEMGNERLERIRDCFVFSCYTGLSYVDVKELNSDNIVKGIDGNHWISTKREKTDKPVKVPLLPKAREILEKYMQCPEMENKEGLLPISSNQKTNAYLKEIADSCDIDKNLTFHVARHTFATTVMLSNGVPIETVSKLLGHSKLSTTQIYARVVESKISEDIGNLLIRFKEKAIKKSVVT from the coding sequence ATTTTCTTTACCAGAAAATCAAGAAGCGTCCCAAACCAATTATCCATCTATGTTCGAATTACTGTGGATGGTCAAAGGTCTGAGATAAGCCTAAAAAGAAGTATTCCCTCCAAGGAATGGGACAGTTCAAGGAACCGGGGCAGGGGAGGTTCACAGAGAATAAGGGCATTGAACGCCTATCTGGACAGCGTTTATAGTGGACTGTTAGACTGCCATAAAGAGCTTTTGGAAGGGAACAAGGTTGTTTCATCAGATGTCATCAAGTCCCGTTATCTTGGAGAGGATGACAACAGCAAGACCTTAAGGGAACTTATAAAGTACCATAATGAGAATATGTCAATTGTCCTGAAAAAAGGGACGATGAAGAACTATTATACGACGGAAAAGTATCTGCACAGGTTTTTGTCTAAGAAAAGAAAGGTCAACGATGTCCGCCTAAAACAGTTGAACTATGCCTTTGTCACGGATTTTGAGCATTTTTTACGCAATTACAGAGATTCAAAGAAAAGGCTCTTATTGGGCAACAATGGGGTAATGAAACATCTGGAAAGGTTCAAGAAGATGCTCAACCTTGCCGTCAAATTGGAATGGATGGACAAGAACCCGTTCAACCAGTTCCAATTGAAATATAACAAATATGATAGGCAGTTTCTGGACGAAGAGGAACTGGAGCAATTGGAAAGCGCTGAAATGGGTAACGAACGTTTAGAGAGGATAAGGGACTGTTTTGTGTTCTCATGCTATACAGGCCTTTCCTATGTGGATGTGAAAGAACTGAACAGTGACAATATTGTAAAGGGGATCGACGGAAACCATTGGATAAGTACCAAGCGTGAAAAAACGGACAAGCCCGTTAAGGTCCCATTGCTCCCAAAGGCACGGGAAATTTTGGAAAAGTATATGCAATGTCCGGAAATGGAAAATAAAGAAGGCTTGTTGCCCATCAGTTCCAATCAAAAGACCAATGCCTATTTAAAGGAGATAGCGGATTCTTGTGACATCGATAAAAACCTGACCTTTCACGTAGCAAGACATACCTTTGCGACAACCGTCATGTTGTCAAATGGTGTACCCATCGAAACAGTCTCGAAACTTCTTGGGCATAGCAAACTGTCCACCACACAGATTTATGCCAGGGTCGTGGAATCCAAGATAAGTGAGGATATTGGAAATCTTTTGATAAGGTTCAAGGAAAAAGCAATCAAAAAAAGTGTAGTTACATGA
- a CDS encoding helix-turn-helix domain-containing protein: METATKNNHIGRKIGRIRELRGMKQEALAMELGISQQAISNIEQSETIEDTKLKEIAKALGVTPEAIENFSEEAVFNIINNTFKDNSSNNNNYLCTINPLEKIIELYERLVQAEKDKVAYLEQQLKK, from the coding sequence ATGGAAACAGCTACCAAAAACAACCATATCGGAAGGAAGATAGGCCGCATCAGGGAATTAAGGGGTATGAAACAAGAGGCCCTTGCCATGGAGTTGGGCATCAGCCAACAGGCCATTTCAAACATTGAACAATCAGAGACCATCGAGGATACCAAATTGAAGGAAATTGCCAAGGCCTTGGGAGTGACTCCCGAAGCCATTGAAAACTTTTCGGAAGAAGCTGTTTTCAATATCATAAACAATACTTTTAAAGATAACAGTTCAAACAACAACAATTACCTGTGTACCATAAATCCCTTGGAAAAGATCATTGAACTTTACGAACGTCTCGTCCAAGCTGAAAAGGACAAAGTCGCTTATTTGGAGCAACAGTTGAAAAAATAA